CTGCGGCAAGAGCGAGGAGCTGAGCCGTTGTCCCTCCCGCCTGCATTATCATTGGCTGGAACAGGGCGACAAATGGGACATTTGAAATAAACTGGCTGATGACAACACCCGTTGCAAGGATCATCGGAACCGATGAAACTGCACCGGTTCCGACAAACGACTGGAAGAACCCGGTCTGCCAGACACTTGCCATTAGTACAAACATGGCAGCAAAGAAGACCAGCGTGTACCAGTCAATCCCGGACAGCACCTTTATCCGGTCACCTGATAATATCAGGACCGGAGCTGCTGCACAGAGTGCAATGAGCGGAAGCGCAATCGCAAACTCCCTGCCGGCAAGTGACAGCACAACGTTCACCGCAACCAGCGTGATGATGATGCCAAGCGAGCACTGGCAGATCCGCATGGAACGGGTATCAACGGGTTCAGGGGGTTGGTGCCGCAGCTGGCGGGACGAGAATTCTTTTCTATAGAATATCTTCAGGACTGCAAACGCGATGATGAGATTGATCAAGCTGGGAAGGGCAAGGTGCCATGCAAACGTGACAAACGGCGCTTGCATCCCGGTGTTCACCGCAACAAGAAGGTTCTGGGGGTTGCCGATCGGGCTCATCACGCTCCCTGTCGTTATCGCTACGGCAAGCGAGAGCAGGAGCAACTTTGGGGAAATGCCAGACCTTGCTGCAAGGGTAAGGACGAGGGGGGTGCCGATAATTGCCAGCGTGTCGTTCATGAGGAACCCGGAGAGTATGCCCATGAACAGGATGAGGGTGATGACGAGCCGGTCAACGGTTAATGCACGGCGGAAGAGCCGGTACGAGATGAACCCGAGATACCCGCTTCTGACCAGCGCTTCCCCTACGACAAACATGCCAAATAAAAACACCATGACATCGATGTTGATCGCCCGCACTGCATCGGCCGGGGTTATCTGGCCAGAGAGAATTACAGCCAGCGCTCCGCCAAGCATGATCTGCCATATCCTTAAGGTAAACCTGCCCACCTGACGCACCGCGATCAGCAGGAACACGGCTGCAAGGACGATAACCGGGATGTACGTATAATCCATGTATGAATGCGGGCTGATGAGGGTTGGCATCCGGTCCTTTTTGATTGTAACAGAGTAACACATTGTTGAAGTCAACAATCGACCGCATCAGAAAGTACTCTACCATGAAACCGGGTCCGGTTGATTCATGCAACCACTTCATCCGTACAAAAGGACCATGAAAGACAGGATTGAAATTGAACTGTTGACCAGATGTTAAAAAACAAAAGTTA
Above is a genomic segment from Methanoregula sp. containing:
- a CDS encoding SLC13 family permease, with amino-acid sequence MPTLISPHSYMDYTYIPVIVLAAVFLLIAVRQVGRFTLRIWQIMLGGALAVILSGQITPADAVRAINIDVMVFLFGMFVVGEALVRSGYLGFISYRLFRRALTVDRLVITLILFMGILSGFLMNDTLAIIGTPLVLTLAARSGISPKLLLLSLAVAITTGSVMSPIGNPQNLLVAVNTGMQAPFVTFAWHLALPSLINLIIAFAVLKIFYRKEFSSRQLRHQPPEPVDTRSMRICQCSLGIIITLVAVNVVLSLAGREFAIALPLIALCAAAPVLILSGDRIKVLSGIDWYTLVFFAAMFVLMASVWQTGFFQSFVGTGAVSSVPMILATGVVISQFISNVPFVALFQPMIMQAGGTTAQLLALAAGSTIAGNLTILGAASNVIIIQNAEKQGETLTFWEFARPGIPLTILQVAVYAMFLALM